The Nitrospirales bacterium genome includes a window with the following:
- a CDS encoding 3'(2'),5'-bisphosphate nucleotidase CysQ, with protein sequence MTHSQYHILHSRGEVTFLDSVVREAGQRVLELIREGFEVMIKPDSSQVTTADLAVDQLLKDHVHKAYPQDGWLSEESPDDRQRLKKTRVWILDPIDGTRNFISQIPQYAISMALVEDEEPVIGMIFNPATDEMFLAMKDDGAFFNEQPISGKSTSSERVTCLANLSNNQRRRLQELAPTIEVQPFGSIACALALQAAGRADIMLNPGNQNEWDIAAGVLMIQEAGGIVHDRHGQPIRFNQPTPTTQGVIATRPDLTETVERLLDILDAT encoded by the coding sequence ATGACACATTCTCAATACCACATTCTGCATAGTCGCGGCGAAGTCACGTTCCTTGACTCCGTCGTCCGTGAAGCCGGACAACGGGTCTTAGAACTGATACGTGAAGGCTTTGAAGTCATGATCAAGCCGGACTCATCTCAAGTCACGACGGCTGATTTAGCCGTTGATCAGCTTCTCAAAGACCATGTGCACAAAGCGTATCCACAAGACGGTTGGTTATCGGAAGAATCGCCCGATGACCGTCAGCGACTCAAAAAAACCCGTGTATGGATTCTCGATCCTATTGACGGCACACGAAACTTCATCTCTCAGATTCCTCAATATGCGATTTCCATGGCTCTTGTCGAGGATGAAGAACCCGTTATTGGGATGATTTTCAATCCGGCCACCGATGAGATGTTTTTGGCGATGAAAGATGACGGGGCCTTTTTCAACGAGCAGCCCATCTCCGGAAAATCCACCTCATCCGAACGAGTAACCTGTTTAGCCAACCTCTCGAACAATCAACGCCGGCGGCTTCAAGAACTCGCACCCACGATTGAAGTTCAACCCTTTGGCTCTATTGCATGTGCCCTAGCACTTCAAGCCGCCGGACGCGCGGACATCATGCTGAACCCAGGCAACCAAAATGAATGGGATATCGCGGCCGGAGTGCTGATGATCCAGGAGGCAGGCGGCATCGTTCATGATCGGCATGGACAACCGATACGCTTCAATCAGCCCACTCCAACCACTCAAGGCGTCATCGCCACCCGTCCAGACCTCACAGAGACCGTTGAAAGATTACTTGATATACTCGACGCCACATGA
- a CDS encoding TSUP family transporter, whose translation MVHTLLNFNTIELLLVGFLFIWTGFVRSGLGFGGAALGLPLMLFLHDQPLFWLPIIGTHLLFFSALTLRTRLHNVNWNYLRKTSFVILPTTLMGVLGLISLPTTWLLIFIYTVSLGYGLMWLLNMTITSHEYWSDTILLALGGYVAGTSLTGGPLMVAVAMKNVTPAQLRNTLYVLWFTIVTIKMSTFVALRIELHLFTALTLLPVAAIGHLIGLKFHDEILKHDRQFRQVVGGVLTLISGLGLFNKFV comes from the coding sequence ATGGTCCATACCCTTCTCAACTTCAATACGATCGAACTCCTTCTTGTAGGCTTTCTCTTTATCTGGACAGGGTTCGTTCGAAGCGGACTCGGATTTGGCGGAGCCGCGCTCGGCCTGCCTCTCATGCTTTTTCTGCATGACCAACCGCTCTTTTGGTTGCCAATCATCGGAACACATCTGCTCTTTTTCTCCGCCCTGACTCTTCGCACCCGTCTCCATAATGTGAACTGGAATTATCTGCGAAAGACCAGTTTCGTGATCCTGCCCACAACATTGATGGGCGTACTGGGTCTGATCTCACTGCCCACAACATGGCTCCTCATCTTTATCTATACCGTCTCTTTGGGATACGGGCTGATGTGGCTTCTCAACATGACTATCACGAGTCATGAGTACTGGAGCGATACCATCTTGCTGGCATTAGGAGGCTATGTGGCGGGCACCTCATTGACCGGTGGGCCGCTCATGGTGGCGGTCGCCATGAAAAATGTCACACCTGCCCAACTACGCAATACATTATACGTGCTCTGGTTTACCATCGTGACAATCAAGATGAGCACTTTTGTGGCACTGAGAATAGAGCTGCACCTTTTCACCGCCCTCACACTTCTTCCTGTGGCGGCTATCGGCCACCTGATCGGACTCAAGTTTCATGATGAGATCTTAAAACATGATCGACAATTCAGACAGGTCGTTGGCGGAGTGCTAACCCTCATCAGCGGACTAGGGTTATTCAACAAATTTGTGTAG
- a CDS encoding peptidyl-prolyl cis-trans isomerase gives MEWRASHILVKEKSLADDIRKRLKSGGKFGELAKEFSTCPSKSKSGDLGWFGPGKMVKTFEDAVKRMSHGSISNVVKTQFGYHIIKKTGQKD, from the coding sequence ATGGAGTGGAGAGCCAGTCATATCTTAGTAAAAGAAAAAAGCTTAGCAGACGATATTCGAAAACGCCTGAAAAGCGGAGGAAAATTCGGCGAATTGGCGAAAGAGTTTTCGACCTGCCCGAGTAAGTCCAAGAGTGGAGATCTAGGCTGGTTTGGTCCTGGGAAAATGGTGAAAACGTTTGAAGATGCAGTCAAGCGTATGAGTCACGGAAGTATCAGCAATGTCGTGAAAACCCAATTCGGGTACCACATCATCAAAAAAACCGGTCAAAAGGATTAA
- a CDS encoding radical SAM protein: MNRPTLLLVIPPLTQLNTPYPSTAYLTGFLRSRGYHVQQADVGIEMVLGLFSRDGLTRVFEQLRLLSPHLPGEALQMLSLERAYLNTIDPVINFLQGHNPTLAPRICQGNFLPHGPRSVGEEVREPQRTNVTDQAKRLASLYIEDLTDMIQATMSPHFALNRYAESVAKEARSFDQILDALAEPPSLTDQFMLEAFWRHIETTEPSIVGFTVPFPGNVYGAFRMAQALKAKRSNVKVMLGGGYVNTELRRVSDPRVFDLLDYITLDNGERPILCLLEHMAGTRPETALCRTWIRTEKTVQWRHDPLNRDIAQMELGTPTYDGLPLDRYVTILDTLNPMHRLWSDGHWNKLTVAHGCYWKQCTFCDIGLDYIGRYEASPSEVLTDRIETLIAETGKRGFHFVDEAAPPAGLKSLALSLLERGITISWWGNIRFESTFTGDLCRLLAASGCIAVSAGLEAASDRLLEFVKKGITVDQTVEVASAFREAGILIHAYLMYGLPSETITETVESLERVRQMFACDLIQSAFWHRFTATVHSPIGLHPDTYGIRLMNVQFEGFAENDLMHEDLHVKTPEWLGEGLRRALLYFKEGEGLEQDVRSWFPERVPKPRVRRDWVKRVLSGGFSNDSSLPERKFVWVGGTPVKEIIRGNRCRLILPNRTVDETMTLPHEYADWLLDVIQCATPHRAKDQEGYPVYKQVRSNFPFGGAKGFDAFFATKACAMARAIGLLLV; the protein is encoded by the coding sequence ATGAACCGGCCAACCTTGCTTCTTGTGATACCTCCATTAACGCAATTAAACACCCCCTACCCATCCACGGCGTACTTAACGGGCTTTCTTCGTTCCCGTGGCTATCATGTTCAGCAAGCTGACGTGGGGATCGAGATGGTCCTGGGACTGTTTTCCCGTGATGGCTTAACGAGAGTGTTTGAGCAATTAAGACTCCTCAGCCCTCACCTTCCAGGCGAAGCTTTACAAATGTTGAGCTTAGAGCGTGCGTACCTTAATACGATTGACCCGGTGATCAATTTCCTCCAAGGTCATAATCCCACGCTCGCTCCACGTATTTGTCAAGGTAACTTTCTTCCTCACGGCCCACGTTCGGTCGGCGAGGAAGTCAGGGAACCTCAGCGAACGAATGTCACTGATCAGGCGAAACGATTGGCCTCTCTGTATATCGAGGATCTTACGGATATGATCCAGGCCACCATGAGTCCGCATTTTGCTTTGAATCGATACGCGGAATCAGTGGCGAAGGAGGCACGGTCATTCGATCAAATCCTGGATGCGTTAGCCGAACCTCCAAGCCTGACGGATCAGTTCATGCTCGAAGCGTTCTGGCGACATATCGAAACGACAGAACCTTCCATCGTGGGATTTACGGTGCCGTTCCCGGGCAATGTGTATGGAGCGTTTCGAATGGCTCAGGCGCTAAAAGCCAAGAGATCTAATGTGAAGGTCATGCTCGGAGGGGGGTATGTCAATACTGAACTGAGGCGGGTCAGCGATCCGAGGGTATTTGATCTGCTCGATTATATTACCCTGGATAATGGCGAGCGTCCGATACTCTGTCTCTTGGAGCATATGGCTGGCACGCGACCGGAAACCGCCCTGTGTCGGACATGGATAAGGACAGAGAAGACAGTCCAATGGCGTCATGACCCCTTGAATCGGGATATTGCCCAAATGGAGTTAGGGACTCCCACCTATGACGGGTTACCATTAGATCGCTATGTGACCATATTGGATACGCTCAACCCCATGCATCGCCTATGGTCAGATGGTCATTGGAACAAACTCACCGTCGCGCATGGGTGTTATTGGAAGCAATGCACGTTTTGCGATATTGGGCTCGATTATATCGGTCGTTATGAAGCCTCGCCCAGTGAGGTACTCACTGATCGAATTGAGACGTTGATTGCAGAGACGGGAAAACGGGGGTTTCACTTTGTGGATGAAGCCGCTCCTCCGGCAGGACTGAAGAGTTTGGCGCTGTCGCTGCTGGAGAGAGGAATCACGATTTCCTGGTGGGGGAACATTCGATTTGAGTCCACCTTTACGGGGGACCTCTGCCGTTTGCTAGCAGCCTCCGGCTGTATCGCTGTGAGCGCCGGGCTGGAGGCCGCCTCGGACCGACTCTTGGAGTTCGTGAAAAAAGGCATCACCGTCGATCAAACGGTCGAAGTGGCTTCGGCTTTTCGTGAGGCGGGCATTCTCATTCATGCCTATTTAATGTACGGATTGCCCAGTGAAACCATCACGGAAACCGTCGAAAGTTTAGAGCGTGTGCGGCAAATGTTTGCCTGCGATTTGATTCAATCGGCCTTTTGGCATCGATTCACGGCGACGGTCCATAGTCCGATTGGACTGCACCCAGACACATACGGCATACGTCTCATGAATGTACAATTTGAAGGGTTCGCGGAGAATGACCTGATGCATGAGGATCTGCATGTCAAAACCCCGGAGTGGCTCGGAGAAGGACTTCGCAGGGCTCTGTTGTATTTCAAGGAGGGTGAGGGATTGGAGCAAGACGTTCGTTCCTGGTTTCCTGAGCGAGTCCCCAAGCCGCGCGTTCGACGCGATTGGGTGAAACGAGTCTTGTCAGGTGGTTTTTCGAACGATTCATCCCTGCCGGAACGGAAATTCGTGTGGGTGGGAGGAACGCCAGTCAAAGAAATCATAAGGGGGAATCGATGTCGTCTCATACTCCCCAACCGGACAGTTGATGAGACCATGACGCTGCCTCACGAGTATGCGGATTGGCTGTTGGACGTCATTCAGTGCGCGACGCCCCATCGAGCAAAGGATCAGGAAGGGTACCCTGTCTATAAACAGGTCCGTTCAAATTTTCCATTTGGCGGTGCGAAGGGGTTTGATGCATTTTTTGCGACGAAGGCATGTGCTATGGCACGCGCGATTGGATTGTTGTTGGTATAG